The sequence below is a genomic window from Enterocloster clostridioformis.
CTTCCCATACAATGGTCTTATAGCGGTCCGGATCCGTGTCTCCCTCGGTGGAGAACATAAGTACCTTGGAATCCTGGTTCAGCCCAAGCTCCAAACGCAGCTCGCGGTAGGATTCATCCTTCATGATGGTGGCCAGGGCGCCGAATGTGGCTGCGCCGGACTCGCCGGAAACGACCTGGGGGTCTCCCTTAAACGGAGCTGCCAGCATGCGCATGCCTCTTCTGGCCACATCGTCGTTCACTGCCAGGAACGCGGTTACATGGTTCTTTAAGATATCCCAGGAAGTGATATTGGGTTCGCCGCAGCACAGGCCAGCCATGATGGTAGGCATCTCGCCGTCCACAATGCGGATCTCCCCGTCTGCTGCCTCGGCTCCCCTGTAAAGGCAGGCGGCCGGCTCTGCTTCCACCACTACCATCACCGGAGGATTCTTCTTATACTTGTTGGCAAAGTATCCCACCACGCCTCCTGCCAGGCTTCCCACGCCGGCCTGGACAAACACATGGGTGGGGCGCTCCTCAAACTGCTCCACTGCCTCGTCCGCCATGGTGGAGTAGCCCTGCATAATCCAGGACGGAATCTCATCGTAGCCTTCCCACGCGGTATCCTGAATGACCACGCCGCGCTCCGCGTGTTTGGCCTCCTCGGCTACCATCCTGACACAGTCGTCATAGTTCACCTTCTCAATGGTACACTCCGCGCCCTCGTCCTCGATATGGCGGCGCCTGTTCTCAGTGGAGCCCACAGGCATGCGGATAACACATTTCTGACCCAGGCGGTTGGCAGCCCAGGCAACGCCTCTGCCGTGGTTGCCGTCGGTTGCAGAGAAGAACGTGGCCTGGCCGAACTCGTCGCGAAGCTCCCTGGAGGTGAGCACGCTGTAAGGCATCTGGCTGATGTCACGCTTTGTCTCTTTTGCAATGTATCTGGCAATGGCATAGGAGCCGCCCAATACTTTGAATGCGTTTAATCCAAACCGGTAGCTCTCGTCCTTCACACAGGCCTTTGCCAGGCCCAGATACTCCGCCATGTTCTTAAGGTCTGCCAGAGGGGTCACCTGGTACTGGGGAATGCTTTCATGGAAAGCCCTTGCTTTCTTTACCTCCACCACAGACATGATGGAGAGATTTTTGTCTTCCGTCTTGGGCATCTTGTTTAAAGCCCATTTGATTTCACAGCTCATGTTCCAATATCTCCTTGATTTTATATTGCGGGCAAACGTCAGACCCATTCTGTCCCTTATTGGGGGTTACAGCTTCTCCATGCGGAGCTTTTTAAGCTCTCCTGCCGCCTGGTAGATGGCGTCGGTCAGCTGCTCATACCCTGTACAGCGGCACAGGTTTCCGGATATGGCACGGCGGATTTCCTCCCTTGTGGCATCCGGATTCTCGTCTAAGAGAGCCTTTGCGCTCATGATGAATCCCGGTGTGCAGAATCCGCACTGGAGAGCGTGGTTCTCAAGAACCGCCTCCTGGACCGGATCCAGCTTCCCGTTGCAGCCCACTCCCTCAATGGTGACCACGTTCCGGCCGTCCACAGAGGGAGCCGGTACCAGACAGGATGTGACTGCCCTGCCGTCCAAAATCACGGTACAGGCGCCGCACTCACCGATTCCGCAGCCTTCCTTGGTACCGGTCAGGCGCAGTTCGTCCCTCAGCATATCCAAAAGCCTCTGGTGGGGTTTTACCTCCACCTGGCATGGCTTTCCGTTTAATGTAAAACTTATTTTCATCTTCTCCACTGCTATACCTCCATTCCCGCTGCCTGACACAGGGCCCGAAGTACGATTTCCTGGACCGCAGGCTCCTTATACTGGGTAGACCAGCGGATGCCGATGCGCTCTATCATGACCTCTGAAACGGTCTTTCCCGCTTTGGCAAACAGCTCCTCAGACGGCTTCTGCCCTATAAGGACCAGCTCTGCCTTCTCCACTCTGTCAGGCTGTACGAAGATACATCCCGGAGCGATTCTGGCCTCTGTGACGGTTCCCTCAGAGTCCATGGTAAGGGCTGCGGCGCAGTTAAGCCTGGATATGGCCAGAGCCTTTCTTCTGCCCAGCTTGGAAAATCCCATTCCGGTTCCCTCCGGCAGCTTCTTTACCACGAATTCACGGATGAATTCTCCCGGTTCAAGCTTGAGGCTTCCCTTTCCCTCATAAAAATCCTTGAGCAGGCATACCCGCTCGCCGTCCTGGCCGTACACCTTGATAAGGGCGTCCGCCGCAATCAGGGCAGGCAGTGGGTCGGAGGCCGGAAACGCGTTGCCGATGCTTCCGCCCAGTGTTCCGCGGTTTCGTATCTGCGGGGAACCCACGGTGGCGCTGGCCCATCCCAGGAAGGGGATGTGCTTTGCAATGATTTCCGACTGCTCCAGATCCGTGTGGGTGGACAGAGGGCCGATGTATACATGCGCCTCGTCCTCGCAGATATAGCGCAGCTCCCTGTCTAAATAGGTGATGTCAAGCAGACACCGGAGGTCCTTCCACCGCTTATCCTTTTCGTGAATCTGGACTAAGATATCCGTCCCCCCGGCGACGATACGGGCCTTGCCGCCGTATTCCTTAAGCACCTTCACTGCGTCGTCCAGGGAAACGGCCCTGTGATACTTATACTGAATCATTTGCCGAATCTCCCTTCTACTGTAATTTATGTCCCAGCAATACTGTCTCTAGGTCTGCAGGATTCTCATAGACCCGTCGGCCGGTGGCGTTAAAGATGGCATTGGCAATGGCTGCCCCCACGCCCTCGGTGGCTGGTTCCCCGATGGATTTGGCTCCATAGGTTCCTGCCGGGTCCTGGTTTTCATATATATTGATGTTCATTTTCGGGGCGTCCATGGAGGTGGGAAGGATGTAGCTGTCAAAATTCTTCGTCTTCTGTCCACGCTTACCGGTTACCACGTCCTCTGTCACCGCAAAGCCCTGGCCCATTACAATGCCTCCGTAAATCTGACCCTTTACAAGAGCCGGATTGATGGCGGTTCCCACGTCGTGGCTGGCTGTTACCTCCAGCACATCCACGTAGCCGGTCTTCATATCCACTTCCACCTCAGCCACGATGCAGCCGTATGCAAAGGTGGGGAATGCTTTTCCCTGTCCTGTCTCGTGGTCCTGAATCAAATCCTGGGGCTTAAACCACTCAAAGGCAGCCATCTGCTTACCGGTCCAGAGGCAGGCATTGCAGACGCCGGAGAAGGGAACCTTCACATCCGGGTATTTCTTTAAATAGAACTGGCTGTCTAAAAGCTCCACCTGGTCCGCTGTCAGCTTACCGTAATCCAGGGTTCCCTTCTTAAGGCCGTATGCCTTCTCGATTTCCTCCAGGGGAAGGCTGTGAAGCTCCAGGGCATTCTGGATCATGACCCCTTTTAACTTCTCTCCTGTCTTCCTGACGGACTGCGCTCCCATGACCGTTCCTCTGGAGGCCACTGTCATGCCGCAGTCCGGTATGGAATGGGTGTCGGTGCCGAAGAAGCGGACCGCCTCATAGCTCACACCCAGGGCTTCCGCCGCAATCTGGGCATAGGCTGTCTTTAAGCCCTGGCCGTTCTCTACCAGACCGGAATTAATCATCACGGAACCGTCCTCGTTGCAGATCATCATACATCCTGACGCGTCCGGTGATTCAGCTCCCAGTCCGGAACCCCTGTGGCAGACGGCCAGGCCGATGCCCCTGCGCTTGCGGCTTCCCTCGGGCTGTTTTAAGTAGGCTGCGTGTTTCTCCTTGTAGCCGGTCTGCTCTGCGGTGGCGTCCATGATTTCCTGGATCACGCAGTGCTCCACGGGAACGCCGGTGGCTGTCAGAGCCCCGTCGTGGAGCAGATTCTTGCGCCGGAATTCCAGTTCATCCATGCCGCAGGCCATGGCCAGCTCCTCGATGAACTGCTCCTGCGCCCAAATCAGCTGCGGTGATGAGTAGCCTCTCATGGCGCCGGAGTGCACATTGTTTGTGAACACACCGTATGTATCCGTCTTTATATTATCAATCTCATAAGGGCCTGCTGAGTGGACATTGGCCCTCCAGTTCATGAACTGGGTCTGGTTGTTGTAGGCTCCGCAGTTATCCACCTGCTCGCCCTGCCAGGCCACGATCCGTCCGTCCTTTGTGAGTCCGGCCTTGTAGCGGAGGCGGAAGGGATGGCGCTTAGCGGATTCCAGGAAGGAGTCCTCCCTGTTAAACACGAATTTCACCGGTTTTTTCGTCAGATTGCACAGGTAGGCGCATCTTCCTGCCACCAGTCCGGCGCCCTCCTCCTTGCCTCCGAAGGTGCCGCCCAGGGTCTCCTGCACCATGCGGACCTGGTTCATGGGCACTCCCAGCACATCCGCCACATACCTTCTTGTAAAGAAGGGATTCTGGGAAGCGGAATGTACGGTCATGGCACCGTCGTTGGGGTTCAGATAGCAGATACATGCCTCCGGCTCAATATAGGAGTGCTCGATGTACTGGGTTCTGTATTCCCTTTCCAGAACAATATCAGCCTTTTCAAATGCTGCCTCCGGATCTCCTTTTCGGATATGGAACATGGATTCCTTGAAAATATTGTCGGGATATTTTTCATGGACCGCAAAGGCGCCCTCGCTCAAGGCTTCCTCAATGGTATACACGCCAGGAAGCTCCTCATACTCAACATGAATCGCCTCCAGAGCCTCGTCTGCCAGCTCCTTTGACTGGGCCGCAACCATGGCCACACAGTCTCCGGAATAACGGATGGTATCCGTCAGATACATATATCCTGCCCAGCTTCTGGTGCGGGGCATGTCAAAACAGGTAACAACAGCCTCCACGCCCGGAATCCCTTTTCC
It includes:
- a CDS encoding FAD binding domain-containing protein — its product is MIQYKYHRAVSLDDAVKVLKEYGGKARIVAGGTDILVQIHEKDKRWKDLRCLLDITYLDRELRYICEDEAHVYIGPLSTHTDLEQSEIIAKHIPFLGWASATVGSPQIRNRGTLGGSIGNAFPASDPLPALIAADALIKVYGQDGERVCLLKDFYEGKGSLKLEPGEFIREFVVKKLPEGTGMGFSKLGRRKALAISRLNCAAALTMDSEGTVTEARIAPGCIFVQPDRVEKAELVLIGQKPSEELFAKAGKTVSEVMIERIGIRWSTQYKEPAVQEIVLRALCQAAGMEV
- a CDS encoding xanthine dehydrogenase family protein molybdopterin-binding subunit, coding for MPLTKVGEKHFSVINHCVPRIDGVDKVTGRARYAADIYMEGMLYAGVLRSPYSSARVVSVDAAKGKGIPGVEAVVTCFDMPRTRSWAGYMYLTDTIRYSGDCVAMVAAQSKELADEALEAIHVEYEELPGVYTIEEALSEGAFAVHEKYPDNIFKESMFHIRKGDPEAAFEKADIVLEREYRTQYIEHSYIEPEACICYLNPNDGAMTVHSASQNPFFTRRYVADVLGVPMNQVRMVQETLGGTFGGKEEGAGLVAGRCAYLCNLTKKPVKFVFNREDSFLESAKRHPFRLRYKAGLTKDGRIVAWQGEQVDNCGAYNNQTQFMNWRANVHSAGPYEIDNIKTDTYGVFTNNVHSGAMRGYSSPQLIWAQEQFIEELAMACGMDELEFRRKNLLHDGALTATGVPVEHCVIQEIMDATAEQTGYKEKHAAYLKQPEGSRKRRGIGLAVCHRGSGLGAESPDASGCMMICNEDGSVMINSGLVENGQGLKTAYAQIAAEALGVSYEAVRFFGTDTHSIPDCGMTVASRGTVMGAQSVRKTGEKLKGVMIQNALELHSLPLEEIEKAYGLKKGTLDYGKLTADQVELLDSQFYLKKYPDVKVPFSGVCNACLWTGKQMAAFEWFKPQDLIQDHETGQGKAFPTFAYGCIVAEVEVDMKTGYVDVLEVTASHDVGTAINPALVKGQIYGGIVMGQGFAVTEDVVTGKRGQKTKNFDSYILPTSMDAPKMNINIYENQDPAGTYGAKSIGEPATEGVGAAIANAIFNATGRRVYENPADLETVLLGHKLQ
- the dpaL gene encoding diaminopropionate ammonia-lyase, producing MSCEIKWALNKMPKTEDKNLSIMSVVEVKKARAFHESIPQYQVTPLADLKNMAEYLGLAKACVKDESYRFGLNAFKVLGGSYAIARYIAKETKRDISQMPYSVLTSRELRDEFGQATFFSATDGNHGRGVAWAANRLGQKCVIRMPVGSTENRRRHIEDEGAECTIEKVNYDDCVRMVAEEAKHAERGVVIQDTAWEGYDEIPSWIMQGYSTMADEAVEQFEERPTHVFVQAGVGSLAGGVVGYFANKYKKNPPVMVVVEAEPAACLYRGAEAADGEIRIVDGEMPTIMAGLCCGEPNITSWDILKNHVTAFLAVNDDVARRGMRMLAAPFKGDPQVVSGESGAATFGALATIMKDESYRELRLELGLNQDSKVLMFSTEGDTDPDRYKTIVWEGGLK
- a CDS encoding (2Fe-2S)-binding protein encodes the protein MEKMKISFTLNGKPCQVEVKPHQRLLDMLRDELRLTGTKEGCGIGECGACTVILDGRAVTSCLVPAPSVDGRNVVTIEGVGCNGKLDPVQEAVLENHALQCGFCTPGFIMSAKALLDENPDATREEIRRAISGNLCRCTGYEQLTDAIYQAAGELKKLRMEKL